The genomic window GAATGTCAGCCCAAGTTTTCACAATTGGAGCtccaaaatccatatttaggcatttaaTTAGGAGCGGCCTGAGTTTCAgaagctgagcacctgcagctcctgccgACTTCAGATGGAGTTGTGAGTTCTGGGTACTTTGTGAAAAAGCAAGCCCAATATGTTTGAAACCTAAAAATGACTGGCCTAGTTTGAAAATGCTGGCTTATATCTGTCCTGTTCACGAAGTGCTTGCTTTGTGCAAAGGTCAGCACTCTGGACACACCCAAAGGGAAAGCATCCTTTTATGGAACACTTACTGGTAAGTAACATTTGGGAAGGAAGCAGCTTGTTTGGCTGCCTCTATTTGAGCTTCACTGATGTCTGTTCCAACCACCTTCTCAAAATGAGCGGCGAGTACGCGAGTGCTTTGTCCCGACCCGCAGCCGACATCCACTGCCAGCCGAATGGGGTCTACTTTCTGAGGAGAGAACAGCCACGTCTCAGCAAGCAGAGCACAAATTCTTATGAAGAGCGAAATCTTAGTCCTCTTTACACCCCTATACACATACCAAGTCCTAGTCACAGAGTAAAGGCTCTGATTCTCCAGGTAATTAAAGTAATTTCTGTAGTATCTTATTGGTTTCACTCCCATTGCATTCTACAGGTCTTCTCCACAGTAGAATTCATAACATGTATTCTCAGcctagggtagggttaccatatttcaacactgaaaaatgaGGATACTCCAcgcggccccgcccccaactccgccccttcccacccccattccaaccccttccccaaagtctccgccccttcccacccccattccaaccccttccccaaagtccccgccccaactctgccccctcctctgagcaccccacattccccctcctccctcccgctctgatcttggttgggggttgctaagtgcttcatAAACTGTAAAACGTTTGTAAAACCTACAAAGTGAGGGTGAAACAGAGAAAAGTCTGTGAGCAAAACAAGCTGCTAGTGAGGGAGACATGGTTATCTATATGAGATGTTTTTATTTAAGAatccatggtaatacaaatagtaatgatgatgatggtggtaATGCTACAAATAAGCAGTTAAGATTGGGACCTTATtctaaacaagaaaataaatctaAACCATGGAGAATGCAGTGAAAATTAATATTGATTATTAGGAATAATGGTGAGATAGGAATAGCATCATGATGGTCAAGGAGAAGGGATTCCGCTAGGGCCAGGTAGTAACCATGGTTCTATTTAGTATTTGTGTCAAAGCACATTCATTGCTTAAATACAGTTCTCTGGTTTAGTTATTTGGTACAGTAActtgcaaaccgtgaagccggtagcgctccggCAAAAGACGCTCGGGGGACaccgagtgcgagtggctgcagcaaaactaataACTCGCActgagatgatgtcacagcgggcgaccctcacacacacacacacacacacacacaaacacaaattcagagagcctagcctccctattttcccggacatgttcggctttttggcaattccccccggatggggatttgaggaccaaaaagccggacatgtccgggaaaaactggacgtatggtaacctaGGGCCTTACAGTGTCACTTACCTTTTCTTCCAGGTAAGAGAAgatgacactttggaggttttcagggggagggaatcTGTATTTCTGATAGGAAACTGCATGATCTTGTGCCTCGAACAAACGCACAGCCATGTTCCAGCAAACTGGCACCTAAGgggattaggcaaattcactttGTTACATTAGCCATAAGATCAAACTCCACTGACTATCTAATTAACTCCATTAAATATTACTCAAGTTAAGTACTGAAGTTCTAACCTTTGGAATCAGCTAATGGCAAAGATACTTCATGTTCAGTTTGGGTCAGTGAACTTTGTTTTTCAAGTCTCTTGGTCTTGTGTGTAGGTGGTAAATGTAAAAAGCAGAATACAGGGGTTTGTGGGAGGAAATACGATGTGGGCCAGATCATCTAGTGCTGGAAATCAGAAGGGAACTGggctatgctgatttgcaccagctgattATCTGGGCCTATGTTTACAGCAGGGCTGGTCAAAATATGTcacattattttttgtcaaaaatacctttttttaactatttgtcaaaaaacagtcACAAATATTgtggcattttctttttttttgttattttaaaatagcttttgctATTAATTTTTTGGTTTTTCTTATTTTCTGTTACTCTCTGTCCTCCCTTGTTTTTCTCCacactcatttttgaaaattgtctctctcccctctgcaataactgtgggggtggggaagaaagagaaaaaagggggaacccccccccaaacacaagTGACAAAAATACcttgaaaactattttaaaacttcaaaaacaagtGCCccctttttagtttgtttttgaagttttaaaatagttttcaagGTATTTCAAGGCGGTTCTCATTTTACAGAGTCTTAAGTGCCCCCTTTTTAGTTTAAGACCCTGTAAAATGAGAACCACCTTTCAAATTTCATTCtgtcttgttgaagctgttccactgtgtagaAGCATTAAACATTCATTGGGTCACGAGAGAGTGTAAGAACTACTATGTAGCCTAGTGGTTTGGGCACACacgtgggagacccaagttcaagtctctGACCTGCCTCATTTAAGACAAAGG from Chrysemys picta bellii isolate R12L10 unplaced genomic scaffold, ASM1138683v2 scaf4868, whole genome shotgun sequence includes these protein-coding regions:
- the LOC135980598 gene encoding putative methyltransferase DDB_G0268948; amino-acid sequence: MAVRLFEAQDHAVSYQKYRFPPPENLQSVIFSYLEEKKVDPIRLAVDVGCGSGQSTRVLAAHFEKVVGTDISEAQIEAAKQAASFPNVTYQ